A single Kineosporia corallincola DNA region contains:
- a CDS encoding right-handed parallel beta-helix repeat-containing protein — MSTQVLVVSPDQQNGFRTISEALSSARSGAIITVQAGRYEENLVISKIVTIAAEESGTVRITPRRGPVIKAIAEAVKLTGLVLHGQDENIAAVEILRGQLAMDDCEVIGSSWAAVVARPQGSMALRDCRVTNRAGAGIVDSSDAGSVIEDCVVEHLSTSAIVIAERANTRVRAVIMRNAGGNGVCVNGQGRGTIEDCEISSTDKPGIAMEESSSTRISRTRVSDSSVGVYLGSESRVVMEDCVVSRSRGTGIALAAGTDPQLRRCRSEHSGGYGVHISARSRGVFEECEVSDSKLAGVWVGGMSGPTFTRMTVRDGHDSGVLLDEESVAEFDRLQIRDVAGAGIRVRGASNPLVRRSEITGTGGDGVLVVENSRGRMTALEIDGAGKAGVRIEDGAGPHLSNLTVRSSGGPGVVVGEKGVGVLREAEITAAGEDGLLVGTGGDLSVSRFRVRGSRKNGVMVAEGGRLSLNDGELVDSHGDGARVQSSESVTVLNVTATGNRGSGLRQLIPSDRVSVENFESRDNRAPDAYGTATADASSVSQGAAAESLAGDVAGPLAQLQALVGLAGVKQQVSSLINLNVLARRRAEAGMAALPMSRHLIFAGPPGTGKTTVARLYGAVLAELGALRSGHLVEVARADLVASIVGGTAIKTTEVFNRALGGVLFVDEAYALSPNDRGSGPDFGREAIDTLVKLMEDHRDDIVVIAAGYSTEMRQFLQSNAGLASRFSRTIEFENYSDDELVTIVETMCVSHDYELAPGVADALRLHFSRVVKDETFGNGRAARKVFEEMIDRQATRLANMPELSSEDLPMMLPEDVGVVAQRGAVGAGDDRLPALLAELHEMIGLATVKSEVGSLVELLSAMRRREQAGLPTPVINHHLVFAGPPGTGKTTVARLYGELLTAMGVLPRGQLVEVSRGDLVGRYMGQTAQLTRNAFESARGGVLFVDEAYTLTQTGRANDFGREAVDELVKLMEDNRDEVVVIVAGYSEQMRGFLESNPGLASRFSRHVTFENYTPEELVGIVGRHATMSGYELSAGARTELADHFATMSRGATFGNARYARQVLENMITRQASRLNRISAPSMNDLRSLEAADLATAKVT, encoded by the coding sequence GTGAGTACTCAGGTTCTCGTGGTCTCCCCCGACCAGCAGAACGGTTTCCGCACCATCAGCGAAGCCCTGAGCAGTGCGAGGTCCGGGGCGATCATCACGGTCCAGGCCGGGCGGTACGAGGAGAACCTCGTCATCTCCAAGATCGTGACCATCGCGGCCGAGGAGAGCGGCACTGTCCGGATCACGCCGCGCCGGGGCCCGGTGATCAAGGCGATCGCCGAGGCGGTGAAGCTGACCGGGCTGGTCCTGCACGGCCAGGACGAGAACATCGCCGCCGTCGAGATCCTGCGCGGTCAGCTGGCCATGGACGACTGCGAGGTGATCGGCTCGTCCTGGGCCGCGGTCGTCGCCCGCCCGCAGGGGTCGATGGCGTTGCGCGACTGCCGGGTGACCAACCGCGCCGGTGCCGGGATCGTCGACTCCTCGGACGCCGGCAGCGTGATCGAGGACTGCGTGGTCGAGCACCTGAGCACCTCGGCGATCGTGATCGCCGAGCGGGCCAACACTCGTGTGCGGGCCGTGATCATGCGCAACGCCGGCGGTAACGGCGTCTGCGTCAACGGACAGGGCCGGGGAACCATCGAGGACTGTGAGATCTCCTCCACGGACAAGCCCGGGATCGCGATGGAGGAATCCTCCAGCACGCGGATCTCCCGGACCCGGGTCAGCGACTCCTCGGTCGGGGTGTACCTGGGCAGCGAGTCCCGGGTCGTGATGGAGGACTGCGTGGTCTCCCGCAGCCGTGGCACCGGCATCGCCCTGGCCGCGGGCACCGACCCGCAGCTGCGCCGCTGCCGCTCGGAACACTCGGGCGGTTACGGCGTGCACATCAGCGCCAGGTCCCGCGGTGTCTTCGAGGAGTGCGAGGTCAGTGACTCCAAGCTGGCCGGGGTGTGGGTCGGTGGGATGTCCGGCCCGACGTTCACCCGGATGACCGTGCGCGACGGCCACGACTCCGGGGTGCTGCTGGACGAGGAGAGCGTGGCGGAGTTCGACCGTCTTCAGATCCGTGACGTGGCCGGGGCCGGCATCCGGGTCCGCGGCGCGTCCAACCCGCTGGTGCGCCGTAGCGAGATCACCGGCACCGGGGGCGACGGCGTGCTCGTGGTCGAGAACAGCCGGGGGCGGATGACCGCCCTCGAGATCGACGGTGCCGGCAAGGCCGGGGTCCGCATCGAGGACGGCGCCGGCCCGCACCTGAGCAACCTGACGGTCCGCAGCAGCGGCGGCCCGGGCGTGGTGGTGGGGGAGAAGGGGGTCGGGGTCCTGCGGGAGGCCGAGATCACCGCGGCCGGTGAGGACGGTCTGCTGGTCGGGACCGGTGGCGATCTGTCGGTCAGCCGGTTCCGGGTCCGCGGCAGCCGCAAGAACGGCGTGATGGTTGCCGAAGGCGGCCGGCTGAGTCTGAACGACGGCGAACTTGTGGACAGCCACGGGGACGGTGCCCGGGTGCAGTCCTCCGAGAGCGTCACCGTTCTCAACGTCACCGCCACCGGCAACCGGGGCAGCGGGCTGCGCCAGCTGATCCCCAGTGACCGGGTCTCGGTGGAGAATTTCGAGAGCCGGGACAACCGGGCCCCGGACGCCTACGGTACGGCCACCGCCGACGCGTCCTCGGTTTCTCAGGGGGCGGCGGCCGAGTCGCTGGCCGGCGACGTGGCCGGACCGCTGGCGCAGTTGCAGGCGCTGGTCGGCCTGGCCGGGGTGAAGCAGCAGGTCTCGTCGCTGATCAACCTGAACGTGCTGGCCCGGCGGCGTGCCGAGGCCGGGATGGCCGCGCTGCCGATGAGCCGGCACTTGATCTTCGCGGGCCCGCCCGGGACCGGCAAGACCACGGTGGCCCGTCTGTACGGTGCGGTCCTGGCCGAGTTGGGGGCGCTGCGCAGCGGCCACCTGGTCGAGGTGGCCCGGGCCGACCTGGTCGCCTCGATCGTGGGTGGCACGGCGATCAAGACCACCGAGGTGTTCAACCGGGCCCTGGGCGGTGTGCTGTTCGTCGACGAGGCGTACGCGCTGAGCCCCAACGACCGCGGCAGCGGCCCGGACTTCGGCCGGGAGGCCATCGACACCCTGGTCAAGCTGATGGAGGACCATCGCGACGACATCGTGGTGATCGCCGCCGGGTACTCCACCGAGATGCGCCAGTTCCTCCAGTCCAACGCCGGTCTGGCCTCGCGGTTCAGCCGCACCATCGAGTTCGAGAACTACTCGGACGACGAACTGGTGACGATCGTCGAGACGATGTGCGTGAGTCACGACTACGAGCTGGCACCCGGGGTGGCGGACGCGCTGCGCCTGCACTTCTCCCGGGTGGTCAAGGACGAGACCTTCGGCAACGGCCGTGCGGCCCGCAAGGTCTTCGAGGAGATGATCGACCGGCAGGCCACCCGGCTGGCGAACATGCCCGAGCTGAGCTCCGAGGACCTGCCGATGATGCTGCCCGAGGACGTCGGTGTGGTGGCCCAGCGCGGCGCGGTGGGCGCCGGTGACGACCGGCTGCCGGCCCTGCTCGCCGAGCTGCACGAGATGATCGGCCTGGCCACGGTGAAGTCCGAGGTCGGGAGCCTGGTCGAGCTGCTGTCGGCGATGCGCCGGCGGGAGCAGGCCGGCCTGCCCACACCGGTGATCAACCACCACCTGGTGTTCGCCGGGCCGCCCGGGACCGGCAAGACCACGGTCGCCCGGCTCTACGGCGAGCTGCTCACCGCGATGGGGGTGCTGCCGCGCGGGCAGCTGGTCGAGGTCAGCCGGGGCGACCTGGTCGGCCGCTACATGGGCCAGACTGCGCAGCTGACCCGCAACGCGTTCGAGTCGGCTCGCGGCGGTGTGCTGTTCGTCGACGAGGCGTACACACTCACCCAGACCGGCCGCGCCAATGACTTCGGCCGCGAGGCCGTCGACGAGCTGGTCAAGCTGATGGAGGACAACCGCGACGAGGTCGTGGTCATCGTGGCCGGCTACTCCGAGCAGATGCGTGGCTTCCTGGAGTCGAACCCGGGCCTGGCGTCACGGTTCTCGCGTCACGTCACGTTCGAGAACTACACCCCGGAGGAACTGGTCGGCATCGTCGGGCGCCATGCCACGATGAGCGGTTACGAGCTGAGCGCGGGTGCCCGCACCGAACTGGCCGATCACTTTGCCACGATGAGCCGGGGTGCCACGTTCGGCAACGCCCGGTACGCCCGGCAGGTGCTGGAGAACATGATCACCCGCCAGGCGTCGCGGCTGAACCGGATCTCCGCGCCGAGCATGAACGACCTGCGCAGCCTGGAGGCCGCCGATCTGGCCACCGCCAAGGTCACGTGA
- a CDS encoding helix-turn-helix transcriptional regulator, producing the protein MSRTLQTAIPRPHAHAAATHWRGRTFVSVLAQDPPTRAGVSSMLLRQEVLLLPPSRMEECEVLIVVARASDQMWLKELLSATDGDTPVVLVLDAPGHADPASLAALGVQTCVWRAQVSPDRLRAEILSLQPVPSGRTVDRGLRARRARVQAQFEAFGSPPGEGEEAPSEREIEVLRCIADGMDTAEIAERMRYSERTVKSILHSVTTRCGLGNRVQAVAYAIRAGWL; encoded by the coding sequence ATGAGCCGCACGCTGCAGACCGCCATCCCGCGACCACATGCCCATGCCGCGGCGACGCACTGGCGTGGCCGGACCTTCGTGTCGGTGCTGGCGCAGGACCCGCCCACCCGGGCGGGAGTCAGCAGCATGCTCCTGCGTCAGGAGGTACTCCTGCTGCCTCCCTCCCGGATGGAGGAGTGCGAGGTCCTGATCGTGGTGGCCCGGGCGAGCGACCAGATGTGGCTGAAGGAGCTGCTTTCCGCGACCGACGGTGACACGCCCGTGGTGCTCGTGCTCGACGCTCCCGGGCATGCCGACCCGGCGAGCCTTGCCGCTCTCGGTGTACAGACCTGTGTCTGGCGTGCCCAGGTGTCCCCCGATCGTCTGCGCGCCGAAATCCTCTCCCTGCAACCAGTCCCGTCCGGAAGGACGGTGGACCGGGGGCTCCGGGCCCGCCGGGCGCGGGTGCAGGCCCAGTTCGAGGCCTTCGGTTCCCCGCCGGGGGAGGGGGAGGAGGCGCCTTCCGAGCGGGAGATCGAGGTGCTGCGCTGCATCGCCGACGGTATGGACACCGCCGAGATCGCCGAGAGGATGCGATATTCCGAGCGCACGGTGAAGAGCATCCTGCATTCGGTGACGACGCGTTGCGGGTTGGGCAACCGGGTGCAGGCGGTGGCGTACGCCATCCGGGCCGGATGGCTGTGA
- a CDS encoding helix-turn-helix transcriptional regulator, protein MSALRVVIDDPDPLSRTGLRIFLVDRLGFEEVDRMAEADVVLISTDEMNAGVVERLRSLAQERRGEPEPDRPRIVIILDRVGSPDLAAAFELGVAGFVYRTQATPDHLGRVLTTVHQGGTHVPPDIQNRLVAEFVRLQRDVLAPRGLTASGLEAREVTVLRHIAEGLELTEIAERMQYSERTVKSILYSLMERLHLRNRAHAVAYAMRAGVV, encoded by the coding sequence GTGAGCGCTCTCCGGGTGGTCATCGACGATCCGGATCCGCTGAGCCGGACCGGCCTGCGGATCTTCCTCGTGGACCGGCTGGGGTTCGAGGAGGTCGACCGGATGGCCGAGGCCGACGTGGTGCTGATTTCCACGGACGAGATGAACGCCGGGGTGGTGGAGCGACTCCGGAGCCTCGCGCAGGAGCGGCGGGGAGAACCCGAACCGGACCGGCCGCGGATCGTGATCATCCTGGACCGCGTCGGATCTCCGGATCTGGCAGCGGCTTTCGAGCTCGGGGTGGCCGGGTTCGTCTACCGCACCCAGGCGACCCCCGATCATCTGGGCCGGGTTCTGACCACCGTCCACCAGGGCGGGACGCACGTGCCCCCGGACATCCAGAACCGGCTGGTGGCCGAGTTCGTCCGGCTCCAGCGGGATGTGCTGGCGCCGCGCGGGCTGACCGCCTCGGGTCTGGAGGCCCGTGAGGTGACGGTGTTGCGGCACATCGCCGAGGGACTGGAGCTCACCGAGATCGCCGAGCGCATGCAGTATTCCGAGCGCACGGTGAAGAGCATCCTCTACAGCCTGATGGAGCGCCTGCATCTGCGAAATCGCGCCCACGCGGTGGCGTACGCGATGCGGGCCGGGGTCGTCTGA
- a CDS encoding RICIN domain-containing protein → MSKFGTVPRALRRLASTTAGRLELLAVVVVLALLGALAVNLQSASAEADKIPGRVVPEEDMPAVVTAALSCPTLTPARVAGQLMAISGFAAGSSGARIAGLSDAEWQRWKPSDEVSRSNAAANILALGHQMCELAGQIRQAGVDGDRWELAVAAQHDGLDAVVAAKGVPAATRAFVDTVAGYALWYADQAAFSTTPVTPTETASATAVPEALVSRINDAGRVCAEVTPARVAAYLGVASGFDANLRTARGEGIAQFAPDLWEEYASSKASVWDPDDAISTLAATLCDMVNQFSAFHDADAFDLALGALQWGPEVIRQAGGLPRTAVSQLAVSVPVFVPVYQKDTRLTAGQAAPVTSSATPAVTSPARPSTGATATPTTKTGQEPSTGAGVPPVDDDDGDSDGGQDTPTTAPSTTSSLYDPNQTYHLENLWAKAVLELPGDQDSSLGPGTRVQMWADDGGADQTWKLVTAPDGEHVLIENAFQGMALAVQDGAADNQAKLVVETVNTGDADQQWSVTDAGGGAVWITNRLSGKAVDLFGDDLPAPESDGTWNGYLVEQWDLQTAAQDQKWLLRAR, encoded by the coding sequence ATGAGCAAGTTCGGCACAGTGCCCCGCGCCCTGAGGCGACTGGCCTCGACGACGGCCGGTCGTCTGGAGCTGCTCGCCGTCGTGGTGGTCCTCGCCCTGCTCGGCGCACTGGCGGTGAACCTGCAGTCGGCGAGTGCCGAGGCGGACAAGATCCCCGGCCGGGTGGTGCCGGAGGAGGACATGCCGGCGGTCGTCACCGCGGCGCTGTCCTGCCCCACCCTCACCCCGGCCCGGGTGGCGGGCCAGCTCATGGCGATCTCCGGGTTCGCGGCCGGTTCCTCCGGCGCCCGGATCGCCGGACTGAGCGACGCCGAGTGGCAGCGGTGGAAGCCCTCCGACGAGGTCAGCCGCAGCAACGCCGCCGCGAACATCCTGGCTCTGGGGCATCAGATGTGTGAGCTGGCCGGCCAGATCCGCCAAGCGGGTGTCGACGGTGACCGCTGGGAGCTGGCGGTCGCCGCCCAGCACGATGGGCTGGACGCCGTGGTCGCGGCGAAGGGTGTTCCCGCGGCGACCCGGGCTTTCGTCGACACCGTCGCTGGATATGCCCTGTGGTATGCCGACCAGGCCGCGTTCTCCACCACGCCGGTCACGCCGACCGAGACCGCCTCGGCCACCGCCGTGCCGGAGGCCCTGGTCAGCCGGATCAACGACGCCGGACGGGTGTGTGCCGAGGTCACGCCGGCCAGGGTGGCCGCCTACCTTGGCGTCGCCTCCGGGTTCGACGCCAATCTGCGCACCGCCCGGGGGGAGGGCATCGCCCAGTTCGCCCCTGACCTGTGGGAGGAGTACGCGAGCAGCAAGGCGTCGGTCTGGGATCCGGACGACGCGATCTCGACGCTCGCGGCGACCCTGTGCGACATGGTCAACCAGTTCTCCGCGTTCCACGACGCGGACGCCTTCGACCTGGCGCTCGGGGCGCTCCAGTGGGGTCCGGAGGTGATCCGGCAGGCGGGCGGGCTGCCGCGGACCGCGGTCTCCCAGCTCGCCGTCAGCGTGCCGGTATTCGTGCCGGTGTACCAGAAGGACACCCGCCTGACCGCCGGCCAGGCGGCGCCGGTCACCTCTTCGGCGACGCCGGCGGTCACCTCCCCGGCCCGGCCGTCGACCGGTGCCACGGCCACGCCGACCACGAAGACGGGCCAGGAACCGTCCACCGGTGCCGGTGTCCCGCCCGTTGATGACGACGACGGTGACAGCGACGGTGGGCAGGACACGCCCACGACCGCTCCGTCGACGACCAGTTCCCTGTACGACCCGAACCAGACGTACCATCTCGAGAATCTCTGGGCGAAGGCGGTTCTCGAGCTTCCGGGCGATCAGGACAGCAGTCTGGGGCCGGGCACCCGGGTGCAGATGTGGGCGGACGACGGTGGCGCGGACCAGACCTGGAAACTGGTCACGGCGCCGGACGGTGAGCACGTGCTCATCGAGAACGCCTTCCAGGGAATGGCTCTGGCCGTGCAGGACGGTGCGGCCGACAATCAGGCCAAGCTGGTGGTCGAGACGGTGAACACCGGGGACGCCGATCAGCAGTGGTCGGTGACGGACGCCGGTGGCGGCGCGGTCTGGATCACCAACCGGCTCTCCGGCAAGGCGGTGGACCTGTTCGGTGACGACCTTCCGGCGCCGGAGTCGGACGGTACCTGGAACGGGTACCTGGTGGAGCAGTGGGATCTACAGACCGCCGCCCAGGACCAGAAGTGGCTGCTGCGGGCCAGATAG